Proteins encoded within one genomic window of Ovis aries strain OAR_USU_Benz2616 breed Rambouillet chromosome 1, ARS-UI_Ramb_v3.0, whole genome shotgun sequence:
- the KCNJ13 gene encoding inward rectifier potassium channel 13 has product MDGSHCKVIAPLLTQRHRRMVTKDGHSTLQMDGAHTGLAYLRDAWGTLMDMRWRWMMLVFSASFVIHWLVFAVLWYVLAEMNGDLGLDHDAPPENHTICVKYITSFTAAFSFSLETQLTIGYGTMFPSGDCPSAIALLAIQMLLGLMLEAFITGAFVAKIARPKNRAFSIRFTDLAVVAHIDGKPNLIFQVANTRPSPLTNVRVSAVLYQEQENGKLYQTSVDFHLDGISSEECPFFIFPLTYYHSIIPSSPLAALLQHENPPHFELVVFLSAMQEGTGETCQRRTSYLPSEILLHHCFASLLARGSKGEYQIKMENFDKTIPEFQTPLVSKSPNRTDLDIHINGQSIDNFQISETGLIE; this is encoded by the exons ATGGATGGCAGTCACTGCAAAGTTATTGCTCCTCTCCTGACTCAGAGACACAGGAGGATGGTCACCAAGGATGGTCACAGCACGCTTCAAATGGATGGCGCCCACACAGGCCTTGCCTATCTTCGAGACGCCTGGGGAACCCTAATGGACATGCGCTGGCGCTGGATGATGCTGGTCTTCTCCGCCTCTTTCGTCATCCACTGGCTTGTCTTTGCAGTGCTCTGGTATGTTCTCGCTGAGATGAACGGTGACCTGGGACTAGATCACGACGCCCCACCTGAAAACCACACTATCTGCGTCAAGTACATCACCAGTTTCACAGCGGCATTCTCTTTCTCCCTGGAGACACAGCTCACAATTGGTTACGGCACCATGTTCCCCAGTGGTGACTGTCCAAGTGCAATCGCCCTCCTTGCCATACAAATGCTCCTAGGCCTCATGCTAGAGGCTTTTATCACAG GTGCCTTTGTGGCGAAGATTGCCCGGCCTAAAAATCGAGCTTTCTCAATTCGCTTTactgacttagcagtagtagctcACATAGATGGCAAACCTAATCTCATTTTCCAAGTGGCCAACACTCGACCTAGCCCTCTAACCAATGTTCGGGTCTCAGCTGTACTCTATCAGGAACAAGAAAACGGCAAACTCTACCAGACCAGCGTGGACTTTCACCTTGACGGCATCAGTTCTGAGGAGTGTCCATTCTTTATCTTTCCACTCACCTACTACCACTCTATTATACCATCAAGTCCTCTGGCTGCTCTGCTCCAGCATGAAAATCCTCCCCACTTTGAATTAGTTGTATTCCTTTCAGCAATGCAGGAAGGTACTGGAGAAACGTGTCAGAGGAGGACATCCTACCTGCCCTCCGAGATCCTGTTACATCACTGTTTTGCATCTCTGTTGGCCCGAGGCTCCAAAGGTGAGTATCAAATCAAGATGGAGAATTTTGACAAGACTATTCCTGAATTTCAAACTCCTCTGGTCTCCAAGAGCCCAAATAGGACTGACCTGGATATCCACATCAACGGACAAAGCATTGACAATTTTCAGATCTCTGAAACAGGACTGATAGAGTAA